A stretch of the Salmo salar chromosome ssa20, Ssal_v3.1, whole genome shotgun sequence genome encodes the following:
- the LOC106581356 gene encoding calcium-binding protein 39 translates to MPFPFGKSHKSPADIVKNLKDSMTVLEKHDISDKKAEKATEEVSKSLVAMKEILYGTNEKEPQTEAVAQLAQELYNSGLLSTLVADLQLIDFEGKKDVAQIFNNILRRQIGTRTPTVEYLCTQQNILFMLLKGYESPEIALNCGIMLRECIRHEPLAKITLGAEQFYDFFRYVEMSTFDIASDAFATFKDLLTRHKILSAEFLEQHYDRFFSEYEKLLHSENYVTKRQSLKLLGELLLDRHNFTIMTKYISKPENLKLMMNLLRDKSRNIQFEAFHVFKVFVANPNKTQPILDILLKNQTKLIEFLSKFQNDRTEDEQFNDEKTYLVKQIKDLKRPAPQEA, encoded by the exons ATGCCGTTCCCCTTTGGCAAGTCCCACAAGTCGCCGGCTGACATCGTCAAGAACCTGAAGGACAGCATGACGGTGTTGGAGAAACATGACATCTCTGACAAGAAGGCTGAGAAG gccaCAGAGGAGGTGTCTAAGAGCCTGGTGGCGATGAAGGAGATTCTGTATGGCACCAATGAGAAGGAGCCCCAGACAGAGGCGGTGGCCCAGCTGGCCCAGGAGCTCTACAACAGCGGCCTGCTCAGCACCCTCGTAGCTGACCTGCAGCTCATCGACTTTGAG GGTAAGAAGGATGTGGCTCAGATCTTCAACAACATTCTGAGACGTCAGATCGGGACGCGGACGCCCACAGTGGAGTACCTCTGCACTCAGCAGAACATCCTCTTCATGCTGCTCAAAGG GTACGAGTCTCCAGAGATCGCTCTGAACTGTGGCATCATGCTGAGGGAGTGTATCAGGCACGAGCCACTGGCCAAGATCACCCTGGGGGCTGAGCAGTTCTACGACTTCTTCAGATACGTGGAGATGTCCACGTTCGACATCGCTTCAGACGCATTTGCAACTTTTAAA GACTTGCTAACGAGACACAAGATTCTGAGTGCAGAGTTCCTGGAGCAGCATTACGACAGG ttctTCAGTGAATATGAGAAGTTACTCCACTCAGAGAACTACGTGACTAAAAGGCAGTCCCTCAAG TTGCTGGGAGAGCTTCTTCTCGATCGACACAATTTCACCATCATGACGAAATACATCAGCAAGCCAGAGAACCTCAAGCTAATGATGAACCTTCTTCGGGACAAAAGCCGCAACATCCAGTTTGAGGCCTTCCACGTCTTCAag GTGTTTGTGGCCAACCCCAACAAAACACAGCCCATCTTGGACATTCTTCTGAAGAACCAGACCAAACTCATCGAGTTCCTCTCCAAGTTCCAGAACGACAGGACGGAGGACGAACAGTTCAATGATGAAAAGACGTATTTGGTCAAACAGATCAAAGATCTGAAGAGGCCGGCCCCCCAGGAGGCCTGA